A genomic region of Leptospira mtsangambouensis contains the following coding sequences:
- the ychF gene encoding redox-regulated ATPase YchF, whose amino-acid sequence MALNCGIVGLPNVGKSTIFNALTKAGAQAANYPFCTIEPNTGVVEVPDERLNRLAEVYKPKRTVPTMIEFVDIAGLVKGASQGEGLGNQFLSHIREVDAICHVVRAFQDENITHVHGKVDPIEDITVINYELILADLDSLEKQQQRVAKTAKTGNKEAAEILSVIDKILDALKKGNRASTVELGEEEKKIAKKFNLITIKPVLYVANILDSDVKTSENPLVKTIIDFASKENAPVVVLCGRFEEEISGLEKEDQLAFLEEIGEKESGLSRMIRASYKLLGLLTFFTAGVEEVRAWTTHQGSTGPVAASVIHSDFEKGYIRAEVMRYEDIDRTGDATKVKDEGKLRVEGKEYIVQDGDVIYFRVNA is encoded by the coding sequence ATGGCTTTGAATTGTGGAATTGTAGGTCTCCCGAACGTCGGTAAGTCGACTATCTTTAATGCACTCACGAAGGCAGGAGCCCAAGCTGCCAACTATCCGTTTTGTACCATTGAACCCAATACAGGAGTTGTGGAAGTCCCAGACGAAAGATTGAACCGTTTGGCGGAAGTATACAAACCAAAACGTACGGTTCCGACGATGATTGAATTTGTGGACATCGCAGGCCTTGTGAAAGGGGCAAGCCAAGGGGAAGGACTTGGAAATCAGTTTTTATCGCATATCCGCGAAGTGGATGCAATTTGCCATGTGGTCCGTGCTTTTCAAGATGAAAACATAACGCATGTTCATGGGAAAGTAGATCCCATCGAAGACATCACAGTCATCAATTACGAATTAATTTTAGCCGATTTGGATAGTTTGGAAAAACAACAACAACGTGTTGCAAAAACTGCCAAAACCGGAAACAAAGAAGCAGCAGAAATTCTATCTGTTATCGATAAAATTTTAGATGCCTTAAAAAAAGGAAATCGTGCATCTACGGTGGAACTGGGTGAAGAAGAAAAGAAAATTGCAAAAAAATTCAACTTAATCACCATAAAGCCAGTATTATATGTTGCTAATATTTTAGATTCCGATGTCAAAACCAGTGAAAACCCACTTGTCAAAACCATCATCGATTTTGCTTCCAAAGAAAATGCACCTGTTGTTGTGTTATGTGGTCGTTTTGAGGAAGAAATCTCTGGATTAGAAAAAGAAGATCAACTGGCTTTTTTAGAAGAGATAGGTGAGAAGGAATCTGGTTTATCGCGAATGATCCGTGCTTCTTATAAACTTCTTGGACTTTTGACCTTCTTTACTGCCGGTGTGGAAGAGGTTCGTGCTTGGACCACCCACCAAGGGAGCACAGGACCTGTGGCTGCCAGTGTCATCCATTCTGATTTTGAAAAAGGATACATCCGGGCTGAGGTCATGCGTTATGAAGACATCGACAGAACGGGAGATGCCACCAAAGTCAAAGATGAGGGCAAACTCCGTGTGGAAGGAAAGGAATACATTGTCCAAGATGGGGATGTGATTTATTTCCGAGTGAACGCATAA
- a CDS encoding cysteine desulfurase family protein — translation MKSPLTNDIKYFDYNATHPPFAEILESCLATYLSEFYNPSGITRYSLKNQGKIEQTRKYLVTLTGGHEKQFVFSATGTEANYLLIQSLRVLYPNLDSLIVSPFEHSSMYAALESYGFSADLIKTEKSGIIDIQNLEKKLKENPRPVVCLYAGNETGVIQPADEISKLTKKYGQLFYSDLMQGFCKVYLNFSLFDGYTFSGHKIGAGMGAAVTYLPNADTNFRVFGGGNQENDHRAGTENTFAIECLNKVSKFQLEHLDEKNKRLQLFQSMIETSLEEMGCIIIAKNSKRLPNTTFLILPIQAVDFFLLGMEEKGILVSTGSSCKSRAREASKSLLHMGYTEEEALRCIRISTGYFTTKEEVEQLLSRAKELIQKFQSIEIS, via the coding sequence ATGAAATCCCCTTTAACGAATGACATAAAATATTTTGATTACAATGCCACACACCCACCTTTTGCAGAAATTTTGGAATCCTGTTTGGCAACGTATCTCTCAGAGTTTTACAATCCATCTGGGATCACCAGGTATTCCTTAAAAAACCAAGGAAAAATCGAACAAACAAGAAAGTATTTAGTTACCCTAACGGGAGGTCATGAAAAACAATTTGTTTTTTCGGCCACAGGAACAGAAGCAAACTATTTACTCATCCAAAGTCTACGTGTTTTGTATCCCAACTTAGATTCCTTAATTGTTTCTCCTTTCGAACATTCAAGTATGTATGCTGCCTTAGAATCATATGGTTTTAGCGCTGACTTAATCAAAACTGAAAAATCAGGAATCATTGACATCCAAAATTTGGAAAAAAAATTAAAAGAAAATCCAAGGCCTGTAGTTTGTCTTTATGCAGGAAACGAAACTGGGGTCATCCAACCAGCAGATGAAATTTCAAAACTCACCAAAAAATATGGACAACTTTTTTATAGTGATTTAATGCAAGGTTTTTGCAAAGTTTACCTCAACTTTTCATTGTTTGATGGTTATACATTTTCTGGTCATAAAATTGGTGCGGGGATGGGTGCCGCTGTTACCTATTTACCAAATGCAGATACAAACTTTCGTGTGTTTGGTGGCGGAAACCAAGAAAATGATCACAGAGCTGGAACAGAAAATACATTTGCCATCGAATGTTTAAACAAAGTTTCAAAATTTCAATTGGAACATTTAGATGAAAAAAACAAACGGCTTCAGTTATTTCAATCTATGATCGAAACTTCTTTAGAGGAAATGGGTTGTATCATCATTGCAAAAAACTCAAAACGACTTCCGAATACAACCTTTCTCATTTTACCCATCCAAGCCGTAGATTTCTTTTTATTAGGAATGGAAGAAAAAGGAATTTTAGTTTCTACGGGAAGTTCTTGTAAATCCCGAGCAAGAGAAGCCTCAAAATCACTTCTTCATATGGGTTACACAGAAGAGGAAGCCTTACGTTGTATTCGTATCTCCACTGGATATTTTACAACTAAAGAAGAAGTAGAACAGTTGTTATCAAGAGCAAAGGAATTAATCCAGAAATTCCAATCCATTGAAATCTCATGA
- a CDS encoding RNA polymerase sigma factor, with translation MSDEIRKLIDNCLLGKSSAWQELIRRFHRLIIGTCAHYVPREEVTDTSQQVYLKLTENDYHLLRKFKGDSLPAFIIYLSEISKNISMSQTRSIRRYEYREGISLDLSIDILDDRQNQEDVYFAWEEKREFYDLIDGLDDAHKEILILRLKGYKFKEIAEILDVPLGTVLARANRAKEKIKKILTKEIKP, from the coding sequence ATGAGTGATGAGATTCGGAAGTTAATCGATAACTGCCTACTCGGAAAGAGTTCTGCCTGGCAGGAGTTGATTCGAAGGTTCCATCGCCTCATCATTGGAACTTGTGCACATTACGTTCCGAGGGAAGAAGTCACAGACACTTCCCAACAAGTGTATCTCAAACTCACAGAAAACGATTACCACCTCCTGCGAAAGTTCAAAGGGGATAGTTTGCCTGCATTTATTATCTATTTAAGTGAAATTTCTAAAAATATCAGTATGTCTCAGACAAGATCCATTCGTCGGTATGAATATCGAGAGGGAATTTCTTTGGATTTGAGTATCGATATTTTAGATGATAGGCAAAACCAGGAAGATGTCTATTTTGCTTGGGAAGAAAAACGCGAGTTTTACGATCTCATTGACGGTTTGGATGATGCTCATAAAGAAATTCTCATCCTGAGGCTAAAAGGTTACAAGTTTAAAGAAATTGCAGAAATCCTCGATGTTCCCCTAGGGACTGTCCTTGCCCGGGCCAATCGAGCCAAAGAAAAGATAAAAAAAATCCTGACAAAGGAAATAAAGCCGTAG
- a CDS encoding RluA family pseudouridine synthase: MKFPPKQIPIGFGLTTNILFECDEFLLAEKPAGIPVHETKDPNRLDFTRALATKLGLTELRTANRLDLGTSGIVLLGKIQSKNKEIDSLLKEAEKEYIFICQGIPDWKEKRFECFLKDGNKEVKVVRSGGKKAITEFRILSNHPKENISFGMAKILTGRRHQIRVMLRELGFPVLGDPVYFLENQSKKEQRMYLHSFRLCFTDFQGKKQWVETEIPLEFSNRMGKSLSL, translated from the coding sequence TTGAAGTTTCCACCTAAACAAATTCCAATTGGTTTTGGCCTTACAACCAACATTCTTTTTGAATGCGATGAGTTTTTGTTAGCAGAAAAACCAGCTGGAATTCCTGTACATGAAACGAAAGATCCAAACCGATTGGATTTTACAAGAGCACTGGCAACAAAACTTGGCCTCACCGAACTACGCACTGCCAATCGTTTGGATTTGGGAACGAGTGGGATTGTGCTCCTTGGAAAAATTCAAAGCAAAAATAAAGAAATCGATTCCTTATTGAAAGAAGCAGAAAAAGAATATATTTTTATATGCCAAGGTATACCCGATTGGAAAGAGAAACGGTTTGAATGTTTTTTAAAAGATGGAAATAAAGAAGTAAAAGTGGTGAGAAGTGGGGGAAAAAAAGCCATTACTGAATTTCGGATTCTTTCGAATCACCCCAAGGAAAATATTTCTTTTGGGATGGCAAAAATTTTAACAGGAAGAAGGCACCAAATTCGTGTTATGCTTCGTGAGTTGGGGTTTCCTGTTCTCGGAGATCCAGTGTATTTTTTGGAAAACCAATCAAAGAAAGAACAAAGAATGTATCTTCATTCTTTTCGATTGTGCTTTACCGACTTCCAGGGAAAAAAACAGTGGGTGGAGACAGAGATTCCTTTAGAATTTTCAAATCGAATGGGGAAATCACTTTCTCTTTAG
- a CDS encoding LIC_11883 family protein, whose product MKRLFLLFSILLFVFTLSASEREFVSVPKNKTAKVLKSVAYATIRSTLLVSYGEGEEKESVYTSCSENFPSMPGDFPCNYLDYEGTTLEVAPSSATNDGEATEGSDPEDINPGGKVTIKRIKQKSPNLNGKVVFLGEGEDQLKLFYGPKGQISHYLYRQTLVIFKWDLSLTEPSLVGLLFVNVNKDYFPEDVKEFSF is encoded by the coding sequence ATGAAACGACTTTTCCTTCTATTTTCTATTTTACTTTTTGTTTTTACTTTGTCTGCTTCCGAAAGGGAATTTGTTTCTGTTCCTAAAAATAAAACTGCCAAAGTTTTGAAGTCGGTTGCTTATGCCACAATTCGTTCCACTCTCCTTGTTTCTTATGGGGAAGGTGAAGAGAAAGAATCTGTATACACTTCTTGTTCGGAAAATTTTCCAAGTATGCCAGGAGACTTTCCTTGCAATTATTTGGATTATGAAGGAACAACATTGGAAGTGGCTCCCAGTTCCGCAACAAATGATGGAGAGGCCACGGAAGGATCTGATCCAGAGGATATTAATCCTGGTGGAAAGGTTACCATCAAACGCATCAAACAAAAATCCCCAAACTTAAATGGAAAGGTGGTTTTCCTTGGGGAAGGTGAAGACCAACTCAAACTATTTTACGGACCCAAAGGACAAATTTCTCATTATCTATACAGGCAAACTCTTGTTATATTTAAATGGGATCTTTCACTCACAGAGCCAAGTCTAGTTGGTTTACTTTTTGTAAACGTAAACAAAGATTATTTTCCGGAAGATGTGAAGGAGTTTAGTTTTTAA
- a CDS encoding tetratricopeptide repeat protein has product MFQAIKTLNRPFLFVFLCFLSLSLIATEPGARTKECSTLDPGVPSEFLLSRALREQVDGFQAAQRRKTEESKLSFERSVSFLDSYHKCLLEVGKEPSALSSETLALNYLELGVLDQAWEWSEKSIGKSPEVSKDLVLLQTRIRIRQGELAKASEVLENSLHKFPNDPDFLYLLGNLNFERKLWNQSILYYTALSFVIERRDNHSKYKYLTAKALGELNYKLDHPKISIKRYSEYTNVYKNDMEVLFRLAQIYFVLGDFKNCRTYLEQIREKNPRDIDASHMLAEIYFMDSRDTAPIYFATLKKEKKIPKEGIVYLLDRLISGSKLGLETKLKTYIQENPGRLSPRIALLELAEKENIPEYEVLNADTAQYAFEYRQYLTAEKILRKGLSRIETKENANEEKSLYFEKISSCQEMIGLWNHAVKSTKEALTLTEQTDKKFRLRFRLAYLYLQGNLKKESLSVSVLSETIKENPTPTHLYLRGLAYFQLAKYKESVQDFTDAIKLDPNNYNYYFYRATAFDKLKKFSEVETDLKTTLTLNPNASNAMNYLGYLYAEKDINPEEANKLLSQAVSLEPDNPAYQDSLGWVLFRKKDFNRALLHLNFAASLALERGFEDPVIYEHLGDVYLAKKDPVNALQFFKLSESKSKSEPNKDLIAKIKKVQKEISE; this is encoded by the coding sequence ATGTTTCAAGCAATTAAAACTTTAAACCGTCCCTTCCTCTTTGTTTTCTTATGTTTTCTATCACTTTCTTTGATTGCCACCGAACCTGGGGCAAGAACCAAAGAATGTTCTACGTTAGATCCTGGAGTACCATCAGAGTTTCTCCTCTCTCGGGCTCTAAGAGAACAGGTAGATGGGTTTCAGGCAGCCCAAAGGCGCAAAACAGAAGAATCCAAACTTTCCTTTGAACGTTCTGTTTCTTTTCTGGATTCTTACCACAAGTGTTTGTTGGAAGTGGGCAAAGAACCAAGTGCTCTTAGTTCGGAAACATTAGCTTTGAATTATTTGGAACTAGGAGTTTTGGACCAGGCTTGGGAATGGTCAGAAAAATCCATTGGCAAATCACCGGAAGTATCGAAAGACCTGGTCCTTTTGCAAACAAGGATTCGGATTCGACAAGGAGAACTAGCAAAGGCATCAGAAGTTTTGGAAAATTCCCTCCACAAGTTTCCAAATGATCCTGACTTTTTGTATTTACTCGGAAATTTGAATTTCGAAAGAAAACTTTGGAACCAGTCTATTTTATACTACACTGCTCTTTCCTTTGTCATAGAAAGAAGAGATAACCATTCCAAATACAAATACCTCACAGCAAAAGCTCTGGGCGAACTAAATTATAAATTAGACCATCCAAAAATTTCCATCAAACGTTATAGCGAATATACAAATGTTTATAAAAATGATATGGAAGTTTTGTTTCGTTTGGCACAAATTTATTTTGTGTTAGGTGATTTTAAAAATTGCCGAACTTACCTGGAACAAATTCGAGAAAAAAATCCCAGAGACATTGATGCCTCTCATATGCTCGCAGAAATTTATTTTATGGATTCTCGGGACACAGCACCCATTTATTTTGCGACCTTAAAAAAGGAGAAAAAAATTCCCAAAGAGGGAATTGTCTATTTGTTGGATCGATTGATTTCGGGATCAAAACTTGGATTAGAAACAAAACTAAAGACTTATATCCAAGAAAATCCAGGAAGGTTATCTCCACGGATTGCTCTTTTGGAATTGGCCGAAAAAGAAAATATTCCCGAATACGAAGTATTGAATGCGGACACAGCCCAATATGCATTCGAGTATAGACAATACCTTACTGCAGAAAAAATATTACGAAAAGGCCTTTCCCGAATTGAAACAAAGGAAAATGCCAACGAAGAAAAATCTTTATATTTTGAAAAAATTTCATCCTGCCAAGAAATGATTGGATTGTGGAACCATGCGGTCAAGTCGACCAAAGAAGCTCTTACGCTTACAGAACAAACCGATAAAAAGTTTCGGTTGCGGTTTCGGTTGGCTTATCTTTACTTACAGGGGAACTTAAAAAAAGAATCTCTTTCTGTTTCTGTTTTATCTGAAACAATCAAAGAAAATCCCACTCCCACTCATTTATATTTGAGAGGTCTTGCCTACTTCCAGTTGGCAAAATACAAAGAAAGTGTACAAGATTTTACGGATGCCATCAAACTAGATCCAAATAATTATAATTATTATTTTTACCGCGCCACAGCTTTTGATAAATTAAAAAAGTTTAGTGAAGTGGAAACGGATTTAAAAACTACACTTACACTCAATCCCAATGCTTCGAATGCAATGAATTATTTGGGATATCTGTATGCAGAAAAAGACATCAATCCCGAAGAAGCAAATAAACTTTTAAGCCAAGCAGTGTCTTTGGAACCAGACAATCCTGCTTACCAAGATAGTTTGGGTTGGGTATTGTTTCGGAAAAAAGATTTTAATCGTGCATTACTCCATTTGAATTTTGCTGCTTCATTGGCATTGGAGCGAGGATTTGAAGATCCCGTGATTTATGAACATTTGGGCGATGTGTATTTGGCCAAAAAGGATCCAGTCAATGCACTTCAGTTTTTTAAACTTTCAGAATCAAAATCAAAATCAGAGCCAAACAAAGACTTAATCGCAAAAATTAAAAAAGTACAAAAGGAAATTTCGGAATGA
- a CDS encoding DUF2797 domain-containing protein, translated as MAKIQGYVRKMSHKGISPVSYFWETANYNEADKKDLTAKESTSTSPVESWIGKKITLSTNDEIRCLHCGKKTKKSFSQGYCFTCFTNLAENDLCILRPETCHFHKGTCREPDWGQTNCFKKHTVYFANSSGLKVGITKENPVSNRWVDQGAKYGIPILEVTSRRDAGILEHYLSQFLPDKTTWQKMVAGDPPDMDLVKEANKFLNHLEKNEFLSPPNTKTKLVWNRLDLSVGVTTINYPIDTYPEKIKSLKLTKETPITDTLVGIKGQYLLFQTGVINIRSLSGLWIEVST; from the coding sequence ATGGCAAAGATCCAAGGGTATGTTCGGAAAATGTCTCACAAGGGAATCTCCCCTGTTTCTTATTTTTGGGAGACAGCGAACTACAATGAGGCGGATAAAAAAGATTTAACTGCTAAAGAGTCAACTTCGACAAGTCCAGTGGAATCTTGGATCGGAAAAAAAATTACACTTTCTACAAACGATGAAATTCGATGTTTGCATTGTGGCAAAAAAACTAAGAAGTCGTTTAGCCAAGGTTATTGTTTTACCTGTTTTACAAACCTTGCAGAAAACGATCTTTGTATTCTCCGGCCAGAAACCTGTCATTTTCACAAGGGCACTTGTCGAGAACCAGACTGGGGGCAAACCAATTGTTTTAAAAAACATACAGTGTATTTTGCAAACTCCAGTGGATTAAAAGTGGGAATCACCAAAGAAAATCCTGTATCCAACCGTTGGGTGGACCAGGGGGCAAAGTATGGGATTCCCATTTTGGAAGTCACATCTCGAAGGGATGCAGGAATTTTAGAACATTATTTAAGTCAGTTTTTGCCAGATAAAACCACTTGGCAAAAAATGGTGGCGGGTGATCCACCTGACATGGATTTGGTGAAAGAGGCAAATAAATTCCTCAACCATTTGGAAAAAAATGAATTCCTATCTCCCCCAAATACCAAAACCAAACTGGTTTGGAACCGGTTGGATTTAAGTGTTGGTGTTACAACAATTAACTATCCCATCGATACTTATCCTGAAAAAATCAAATCTCTCAAACTCACAAAAGAGACACCCATAACAGATACCCTTGTAGGAATCAAAGGGCAGTATCTTTTATTTCAGACGGGTGTGATTAACATTCGCAGCCTCAGTGGTCTTTGGATTGAAGTTTCCACCTAA
- a CDS encoding exo-beta-N-acetylmuramidase NamZ family protein, which translates to MTNYFFRFSLCFLVLACHGNTVPQFRVHPNDSKLRISQDIFYEKVLPTMAGKKLMLATNPSGIGTNPKKIITSLEKHKITLEHLIGLEHGFLGLEEEFSQTPVTMDSTFNRPLYHIYRIKDSELRDLVREVDYVVFDVQDVGMRCYTYLSVLKRLMDAMKNTKTKLIVLDHIHVAMHLPPMGEKMNPKNLNFAGEFPSLLITGMTVGEATRFYNKEYLKDSVDVMVVPVEGYKRGMYFEDTGIPWTTPSPNLPMVDSARNYLSLVLLEGVNVSVGRGTQAPFVYFGAPWMTNPEELATKLGNLGNKSYYFSPVYFKPTFGPHKGKICSGLRMNLVRPDYDPIQLAYDLIRLMKETYPNDFKWSKGSTNHWVDQLWGNEHFRTSINEGKSFSDFHNTYLAEEESERKKIAPYLLY; encoded by the coding sequence ATGACCAATTACTTTTTTAGGTTTTCTCTCTGCTTTCTAGTCCTTGCATGCCACGGGAACACAGTTCCCCAATTTCGCGTCCATCCGAATGATTCCAAGTTGCGGATTTCCCAGGACATTTTTTATGAAAAAGTCCTCCCCACTATGGCTGGAAAAAAATTGATGCTTGCCACGAACCCTTCGGGGATTGGAACAAATCCTAAAAAAATCATCACTTCTTTAGAAAAACATAAAATCACTCTAGAACATTTGATTGGCCTAGAACATGGGTTCCTTGGTTTAGAAGAAGAGTTTAGCCAAACACCCGTTACTATGGACTCTACTTTCAATCGACCTTTGTATCATATCTATCGAATCAAAGATTCTGAATTAAGAGATCTTGTCCGGGAAGTGGATTACGTTGTTTTTGATGTCCAAGATGTAGGAATGCGTTGTTATACATACTTAAGTGTATTAAAAAGACTTATGGATGCGATGAAGAATACAAAAACAAAACTCATTGTTCTCGATCATATTCATGTGGCCATGCACCTCCCTCCAATGGGTGAAAAAATGAATCCGAAGAATTTGAATTTTGCTGGTGAGTTTCCATCGCTTCTCATCACAGGGATGACGGTTGGTGAGGCCACAAGATTTTATAATAAAGAATATTTAAAAGACAGTGTGGATGTGATGGTGGTTCCGGTAGAAGGATATAAACGAGGAATGTATTTTGAAGATACAGGAATTCCTTGGACCACTCCTTCACCAAACTTACCTATGGTGGACTCTGCGAGAAATTACCTTTCTTTGGTATTACTCGAAGGTGTGAATGTTTCTGTGGGAAGAGGGACCCAAGCTCCCTTTGTTTATTTTGGAGCTCCTTGGATGACAAACCCTGAAGAGCTTGCAACAAAACTTGGTAATCTTGGAAACAAATCTTATTATTTTTCTCCTGTTTATTTCAAACCAACCTTTGGTCCCCATAAAGGAAAAATTTGTTCAGGACTTCGGATGAATTTAGTTCGTCCGGATTATGATCCCATCCAATTGGCTTATGATCTGATACGGCTCATGAAAGAAACCTATCCAAATGATTTTAAATGGAGTAAAGGTTCTACTAACCATTGGGTAGACCAACTTTGGGGGAATGAACATTTCCGTACTTCGATCAATGAAGGAAAATCTTTTAGTGATTTCCATAATACTTATTTAGCAGAAGAAGAATCGGAACGTAAAAAAATCGCTCCTTATTTGTTGTATTGA
- a CDS encoding CHAT domain-containing protein — translation MKLRIIAKYSRDEFADGECIWEEKQDQFGTVERTTKFSGKLLSEFLKDWALFVERVLSQNPTKEEFLEKLGKKSDSLEQIVFGKTLPFWRYPGFPDSIQLLIDPEFSPIPWEILRTHKGFLFQDKDYRRGIRIDSIQKENKQKSNSVLLVCNPVKPNLIATVKEECAILFPILEKKLNLRILKENHLTRVRLIEEIGSVKYLHYAGHTEKNGIPLGANDFLYSKEIAEHSFTNLDLVFFNSCHSSFDSIEHSGLTTSFLKAGAKEVIGFLFPVESNLAKSIGIKFWDSFLKSKSSHKSLAKIRKTLYNGTSKEIITAISLVHFSTQTSKRKFGQIAGITFVLLFLFFCIVFLGEKKEPIKVESFEIQNPPKVESKKQKEETTAPKDPILLQISHLKNSEFRKMALQFLNTKHEFLDDSQKRELLESILSNDTSEEKMYYEFKTRSGF, via the coding sequence ATGAAACTTAGAATTATCGCAAAATATTCCAGAGATGAATTCGCTGATGGCGAATGTATTTGGGAAGAAAAACAGGACCAATTTGGAACTGTAGAAAGAACTACCAAGTTCTCCGGTAAACTCCTCAGCGAATTTTTAAAAGATTGGGCTCTATTTGTCGAAAGAGTCCTTTCACAAAATCCCACAAAAGAAGAATTCTTAGAAAAATTAGGGAAAAAATCGGATAGTCTGGAACAAATTGTTTTTGGAAAAACACTCCCCTTTTGGCGTTATCCCGGATTTCCCGATTCCATCCAACTCCTCATCGATCCTGAATTTTCCCCCATTCCTTGGGAAATTTTACGCACACACAAAGGTTTTTTATTCCAAGACAAAGATTACCGAAGGGGAATCCGAATTGATTCAATCCAAAAAGAAAACAAACAAAAATCAAATTCCGTTTTACTTGTTTGTAATCCAGTCAAACCCAACTTAATTGCGACTGTAAAAGAAGAATGTGCGATCCTTTTTCCCATTTTGGAAAAAAAACTAAACTTGAGAATTCTCAAAGAAAATCATTTAACTAGGGTAAGACTAATTGAAGAAATCGGTTCTGTAAAGTATCTACACTATGCAGGCCATACGGAAAAAAACGGAATTCCACTGGGTGCAAACGACTTTTTATACTCCAAAGAAATAGCAGAACATTCTTTTACCAATTTAGATCTTGTTTTTTTCAACAGCTGTCACTCTTCATTTGACTCTATCGAACATTCCGGACTAACCACAAGTTTTTTAAAAGCAGGCGCCAAGGAAGTCATCGGGTTTCTTTTCCCAGTGGAATCTAACTTAGCAAAGAGCATTGGAATCAAATTTTGGGACTCTTTTTTAAAATCAAAAAGTTCCCACAAATCCTTAGCTAAAATTAGAAAAACATTATATAATGGAACTTCAAAAGAGATCATAACTGCAATTAGCTTAGTTCACTTTTCAACGCAAACATCCAAACGTAAGTTTGGTCAAATTGCCGGCATAACATTTGTTCTATTGTTTTTATTTTTTTGTATTGTTTTTTTAGGTGAAAAGAAGGAACCTATCAAGGTAGAGAGTTTTGAAATCCAAAATCCCCCCAAGGTAGAATCGAAAAAACAAAAAGAAGAAACTACCGCCCCTAAGGATCCGATTTTACTTCAAATTTCTCATTTAAAAAATTCAGAATTCCGCAAAATGGCCCTTCAGTTTTTAAACACCAAACATGAATTTTTAGATGATTCTCAAAAAAGAGAACTATTAGAATCCATTTTATCAAACGATACCTCAGAAGAAAAAATGTATTATGAGTTCAAAACCAGGAGTGGATTTTGA